Proteins from one Streptosporangium becharense genomic window:
- a CDS encoding RNA polymerase sigma factor, which translates to MPQTAVATSSEAPTTLEQLLDRGRVQGHLSLAELRHAFAEAEISPTEGRAILRELTEAGVSLAADNEPPLTARPGARKTATRRAKAAPARKAGGAKAAAETVPAAPAAASRGAGSAKAETPVEPEPGDLDELKDVPAGLDAEEWTSAEEDLEAEPTLDLDDQSSAMGDSVHTYLKSIGRRTLLTAAQEVELAKRIEAGLYAEAKLESEPGLSPAMRDDLEWIAEDGRRAKDHMLEANLRLVVSVAKKYTDRGMALLDVVQEGNLGLIRAVEKFDYTKGYKFSTYAMWWIRQAIQRGFADSARTIRLPVHVLEMLSKLSRVERDMHQRLGREPTPEELGAELDKTPDQIEELLRTSRQPISLNATIGEDGETTIGDLIEDVDSPEASEVVDRQLLGEQLRGVLGNLSPREAKIMALRFGLVDGKPHTLDEIGKHLGLTRERIRQLEKESLSKLRHPSNTRPLLDWAS; encoded by the coding sequence ATGCCCCAAACCGCCGTGGCGACCTCGTCAGAGGCCCCGACGACCCTCGAGCAGCTTCTTGACCGAGGGCGAGTCCAGGGCCACCTTTCACTCGCGGAGCTGCGTCACGCCTTCGCCGAGGCCGAGATCAGCCCCACCGAGGGCAGGGCGATCCTGCGTGAGCTGACCGAGGCCGGCGTCAGCCTGGCGGCCGACAACGAGCCTCCGCTCACCGCGAGGCCCGGCGCCCGCAAGACCGCCACCCGCAGGGCCAAGGCCGCACCCGCGCGGAAGGCCGGCGGCGCCAAGGCCGCCGCGGAGACCGTGCCCGCGGCGCCCGCCGCTGCTTCCAGGGGTGCCGGGAGCGCCAAGGCCGAGACGCCGGTGGAGCCCGAGCCCGGCGACCTCGACGAGCTCAAGGACGTCCCCGCCGGCCTCGACGCCGAGGAGTGGACCTCCGCCGAGGAGGACCTGGAGGCCGAGCCCACGCTCGACCTGGACGACCAGTCCTCCGCGATGGGCGACTCGGTCCACACCTACCTGAAGTCGATCGGACGCCGCACCCTGCTCACCGCCGCCCAGGAGGTGGAGCTGGCCAAGCGCATCGAGGCGGGCCTGTACGCCGAGGCCAAGCTGGAGTCGGAGCCCGGCCTGTCCCCCGCCATGCGCGACGACCTGGAGTGGATCGCCGAGGACGGCCGCCGGGCCAAGGACCACATGCTGGAGGCCAACCTCCGTCTGGTGGTCTCGGTCGCCAAGAAGTACACCGACCGGGGCATGGCGCTGCTCGACGTGGTGCAGGAGGGCAACCTGGGCCTGATCCGCGCGGTGGAGAAGTTCGACTACACCAAGGGCTACAAGTTCTCCACCTACGCCATGTGGTGGATCCGCCAGGCCATCCAGCGGGGTTTCGCCGACTCGGCGCGCACCATCCGGCTGCCGGTGCACGTGCTGGAGATGCTCTCCAAGCTGTCGCGCGTCGAGCGCGACATGCACCAGCGGCTCGGTCGCGAGCCCACCCCGGAGGAGCTGGGGGCCGAGCTGGACAAGACTCCCGACCAGATCGAGGAGCTCCTGCGCACGAGCCGTCAGCCGATCAGCCTCAACGCCACCATCGGCGAGGACGGCGAGACCACCATCGGCGACCTCATCGAGGACGTCGACTCGCCCGAGGCGTCGGAGGTCGTCGACCGCCAGCTCCTCGGCGAGCAGCTGCGCGGCGTGCTCGGCAACCTCTCCCCCAGGGAGGCCAAGATCATGGCTCTGCGCTTCGGCCTCGTCGACGGCAAGCCGCACACCCTCGACGAGATCGGCAAGCACCTGGGCCTGACGCGCGAGCGCATCCGCCAGCTGGAGAAGGAGTCTCTCTCCAAGCTCCGCCATCCCAGCAACACCCGCCCGCTGCTCGACTGGGCCAGCTGA
- a CDS encoding MarR family winged helix-turn-helix transcriptional regulator, translated as MTEPRWLSDREQRMWRAFQDMRRRLEAVTGRQLDEVGLSAADYSLMVPLSEAPGRRLRARELRRGIGWDRSRLAHQMRRMEQRGLIVREDCPGDARGTVIKLTDEGMRAIVAAAPGHAETVRRHFVDLLTDEEIDTLTTISERVLRHIAADAPPAD; from the coding sequence GTGACCGAACCCCGGTGGCTGAGCGATCGCGAACAGCGCATGTGGCGCGCCTTCCAGGACATGCGCCGGAGACTGGAGGCCGTCACGGGGCGGCAGCTCGACGAGGTCGGCCTGTCCGCGGCCGACTACAGCCTGATGGTGCCACTCTCCGAAGCCCCGGGGCGGCGGCTGCGCGCCCGCGAGCTGCGGCGGGGCATCGGCTGGGACCGCAGCCGGCTGGCCCACCAGATGCGCCGGATGGAGCAGCGGGGGCTGATCGTCCGGGAGGACTGCCCCGGCGACGCGCGGGGCACCGTGATCAAACTCACCGACGAGGGCATGCGCGCGATCGTGGCGGCCGCTCCGGGACACGCCGAGACCGTCCGGCGCCACTTCGTCGACCTGCTGACCGACGAGGAGATCGACACCCTCACCACGATCTCCGAACGCGTGCTACGTCACATCGCCGCCGACGCCCCGCCCGCGGACTGA
- a CDS encoding DUF5999 family protein, which yields MCPHEPACPSADALDREAARTLAAHPEQGWSLLCNGVVLFEDTGELLPNGAVIEPHRPLAGVS from the coding sequence ATGTGCCCGCACGAGCCGGCCTGTCCGTCAGCAGACGCACTCGACCGCGAAGCCGCCCGCACCCTGGCGGCCCACCCGGAGCAGGGCTGGAGCCTGCTCTGCAACGGCGTGGTGCTGTTCGAGGACACCGGTGAACTCCTTCCCAACGGCGCCGTCATCGAACCGCACCGGCCACTGGCCGGCGTCTCCTGA
- a CDS encoding alpha/beta hydrolase family protein — protein MELTTAQGPAVAEIDEVADPRFLLVLTHGSAGGVDAPDLLAVRDAVLRIGGVVARVLQPFRVRGGRAPGTPARQDEAWEALVAGIRERYPELPFAQGGRSNGARVACRTALRAGARTVVALAFPLHPPGRPERSRAGELRAAGVDVLVVNGDRDPFGIPRAADAARLVVLPGEGHDLRKDPARVGEVVAEWLDVRMRPDSA, from the coding sequence GTGGAGCTCACCACGGCGCAGGGTCCGGCCGTGGCCGAGATCGACGAGGTGGCCGACCCCCGCTTCCTGCTCGTGCTCACCCACGGTTCGGCCGGGGGAGTGGACGCCCCCGATCTGCTGGCCGTGCGGGACGCGGTGCTGCGGATCGGAGGTGTGGTCGCCAGGGTGCTCCAGCCGTTCCGGGTGCGCGGTGGCCGCGCACCCGGAACGCCGGCCAGGCAGGACGAGGCGTGGGAGGCGCTGGTGGCCGGGATCCGCGAGCGGTATCCGGAGCTGCCGTTCGCGCAGGGCGGGCGGAGCAACGGGGCCAGGGTCGCCTGCCGTACGGCGTTGCGGGCCGGGGCCCGGACGGTCGTCGCACTGGCGTTCCCGCTGCACCCGCCGGGCAGGCCGGAGCGTTCCCGCGCCGGAGAACTCCGCGCGGCGGGTGTGGACGTGCTCGTCGTCAACGGGGATCGTGACCCGTTCGGCATTCCCCGGGCGGCGGACGCCGCGCGCCTGGTGGTGCTGCCGGGGGAGGGGCACGATCTCAGGAAGGACCCCGCCCGCGTGGGTGAGGTCGTCGCCGAGTGGCTCGATGTGAGGATGCGGCCGGACTCAGCGTGA
- a CDS encoding TetR/AcrR family transcriptional regulator C-terminal domain-containing protein, with translation MPAKRPPIPLSHERIIDAALHIADSQGLRRLTMRRLGDALQVEAMAIYHHLPRGKDALMDALAEHVTAVHVEPGDSWQESARAWCRASRAALREHPGVLALALTKPPKGRAAIAIREQTEQLAEAGLADPSGAVRALRAYVFGAVAVEVQRSGWAEPSGDGDEPWRPPSRGGGTPEADTDFELGLDALLAGLAGR, from the coding sequence ATGCCCGCCAAACGACCGCCCATCCCCCTGTCGCACGAGCGCATCATCGACGCGGCCCTGCACATCGCCGACAGCCAGGGGCTGCGGCGGCTGACGATGCGCCGGCTGGGTGACGCGCTCCAGGTGGAGGCGATGGCCATCTACCACCATCTGCCCCGGGGCAAGGACGCCCTGATGGACGCGCTCGCCGAGCACGTCACCGCCGTCCACGTCGAGCCCGGCGACAGTTGGCAGGAGAGCGCCCGCGCGTGGTGCCGGGCGAGCCGGGCCGCGCTGCGCGAGCACCCGGGGGTACTGGCACTGGCCCTGACCAAACCGCCGAAGGGGAGGGCGGCGATCGCGATCAGGGAGCAGACCGAGCAACTGGCCGAGGCGGGGCTCGCCGACCCGTCCGGAGCGGTGCGGGCGCTGCGGGCCTACGTCTTCGGGGCGGTGGCGGTGGAGGTGCAGCGGTCGGGGTGGGCCGAGCCCTCGGGCGACGGGGACGAGCCCTGGCGACCCCCCTCCCGCGGCGGCGGCACCCCGGAGGCGGACACCGACTTCGAGCTGGGACTGGACGCCCTTCTGGCCGGGCTGGCGGGGCGCTGA
- a CDS encoding MbtH family NRPS accessory protein, with product MTGPFEEGKASCPVPVSAEGRHSPRPASAGAPAGREIACGEGSRAGIPARAESFRAGTPAAGTPG from the coding sequence ATGACCGGCCCCTTCGAGGAGGGGAAGGCGTCCTGCCCGGTGCCGGTGAGCGCCGAGGGGCGGCACTCGCCGCGACCCGCGTCCGCCGGGGCCCCGGCGGGCCGGGAGATCGCGTGCGGGGAGGGGTCCCGGGCCGGGATCCCGGCCCGTGCCGAAAGCTTCCGGGCCGGCACGCCCGCCGCCGGGACGCCCGGCTGA
- a CDS encoding siderophore-interacting protein, whose product MSDVTIVRYPLRPRLLEVSRVRRITPSTVRVTLTGDELEGFREAAPADHVKLCFPEPGAELPSMPRLGPDGLEPPPPGSPRPILRDYTVRHHRPREREIDVDMVIHGHGPGSSWAEQAAPGKRVGVLGPRGSVMVPLDYDWYLLGADETALPALARWLEALPAGVTVIAFAEVAGAEEEQEIASAADVTLTWLHRGGAAPGTAGLLERAVRGVTRPPGEGFAWVAGEADTLKPIRRYLRGEFGLPKDRVDVDGYWKRGVVNLDHHAEDDED is encoded by the coding sequence ATGTCCGATGTAACGATCGTCCGATACCCCCTGCGTCCTCGCCTGCTCGAGGTCAGCCGGGTCCGCAGGATCACCCCGTCCACGGTCCGCGTCACCCTGACCGGAGACGAGCTGGAGGGCTTCCGGGAGGCCGCCCCCGCCGACCACGTCAAGCTCTGCTTCCCCGAGCCGGGCGCCGAGCTGCCGTCCATGCCGCGGCTCGGGCCCGACGGGCTCGAACCGCCGCCGCCCGGATCGCCCCGGCCGATCCTCCGCGACTACACCGTCCGTCACCACCGCCCGCGGGAGCGGGAGATCGACGTGGACATGGTGATCCACGGCCACGGCCCCGGCTCCTCCTGGGCCGAGCAGGCCGCGCCGGGCAAGCGCGTCGGCGTCCTCGGCCCCCGGGGGTCGGTGATGGTGCCGCTCGACTACGACTGGTACCTGCTCGGGGCCGACGAGACGGCGCTGCCCGCCCTGGCCCGCTGGCTGGAGGCGCTGCCCGCCGGGGTCACCGTCATCGCGTTCGCGGAGGTCGCCGGCGCGGAGGAGGAGCAGGAGATCGCCTCCGCCGCCGACGTCACCCTCACCTGGCTGCACCGCGGCGGCGCCGCGCCCGGCACCGCCGGCCTGCTGGAGCGGGCCGTTCGCGGCGTCACTCGGCCGCCGGGCGAGGGCTTCGCCTGGGTGGCGGGCGAGGCGGACACGCTCAAGCCGATCCGCCGCTACCTGCGCGGGGAGTTCGGGCTGCCCAAGGACCGTGTTGACGTCGACGGATACTGGAAGCGCGGCGTGGTCAACCTCGACCACCACGCGGAGGACGACGAGGACTGA
- a CDS encoding NADPH-dependent FMN reductase has translation MSKPVLQIVVASTRPGRVGLPVGEWMLDEAVEHKGFEPELVDLAEVGLPLLDEPNHPRLRRYEHRHTKDWSARVDRADAFVFVIPEYNHGFNAAIKNALDYLYQEWQHKPVGFVSYGGVAGGTRALQMLKPVVAALKMVPLVEAVNIPFVRNFLDDEQRLRPSEAMTEAAAVMLDELARMSAALRPLRESGAEG, from the coding sequence ATGAGCAAGCCCGTTCTCCAGATCGTCGTTGCGAGCACCCGTCCCGGCCGGGTCGGCCTGCCGGTGGGTGAGTGGATGCTCGACGAGGCCGTCGAGCACAAGGGCTTCGAGCCCGAGCTCGTCGATCTGGCCGAGGTCGGCCTGCCGCTGCTGGACGAGCCGAACCACCCCCGGCTGCGGCGTTACGAGCACCGGCACACCAAGGACTGGAGCGCCCGCGTCGACCGCGCGGACGCGTTCGTCTTCGTGATCCCCGAGTACAACCACGGGTTCAACGCGGCCATCAAGAACGCGCTCGACTACCTCTACCAGGAGTGGCAGCACAAGCCCGTCGGCTTCGTCAGCTACGGCGGGGTGGCCGGCGGCACCCGGGCGCTGCAGATGCTCAAGCCGGTCGTCGCGGCACTGAAGATGGTTCCGCTGGTGGAGGCGGTGAACATTCCCTTCGTGCGGAACTTCCTCGACGACGAGCAGCGCCTGCGGCCCAGCGAGGCGATGACGGAGGCGGCGGCCGTGATGCTCGACGAACTCGCCCGCATGTCCGCCGCGCTACGTCCCCTGCGGGAGTCCGGCGCCGAGGGCTGA